A stretch of the Comamonas testosteroni TK102 genome encodes the following:
- the galU gene encoding UTP--glucose-1-phosphate uridylyltransferase GalU encodes MSNQTRVRKAVFPVAGLGTRFLPATKASPKEMLPVVDKPLIQYAVEEAYEAGIRDMVFVTGRSKRAIEDHFDTSYELENELENAGKQAMLDLVRSVSPADMNCLFVRQPRSLGLGHAVLCAEPLVGNEPFAVILADDLMTGENGGPGVMAQMTAAFQKQGRSLLAVQEVPLEHTKRYGIVKGEPAGGPLMRIDEIVEKPAPEKAPSRMGVAGRYVLTPAIFDQIRNQPQGVGGEIQLTDAIERLMQHEAVYAFQYAGKRYDCGSKEGFLQATVELALQHPDVGDSFREYLKNLSL; translated from the coding sequence ATGAGCAATCAAACCCGCGTCCGCAAAGCCGTGTTCCCCGTTGCAGGTCTGGGCACCCGTTTTCTGCCCGCCACCAAAGCTTCCCCCAAGGAGATGCTGCCCGTGGTGGACAAGCCACTGATCCAGTACGCGGTCGAAGAGGCTTACGAGGCCGGCATCCGCGACATGGTGTTTGTCACCGGCCGCAGCAAGCGGGCCATCGAAGACCATTTCGACACCTCTTACGAGCTCGAGAACGAGCTTGAGAATGCCGGCAAGCAGGCCATGCTGGACCTAGTGCGCAGCGTCAGCCCGGCCGATATGAACTGCCTGTTCGTGCGTCAGCCCCGCTCCCTGGGTCTGGGCCACGCCGTGCTGTGCGCAGAGCCTCTGGTGGGCAACGAGCCCTTTGCCGTGATTCTGGCCGACGACCTGATGACCGGAGAGAATGGCGGCCCCGGCGTGATGGCGCAGATGACGGCCGCCTTCCAGAAGCAGGGCCGCTCGCTGTTGGCCGTGCAGGAAGTGCCGCTTGAGCACACCAAGCGCTACGGCATCGTCAAGGGCGAGCCTGCGGGCGGACCGCTGATGCGTATTGACGAGATCGTGGAAAAGCCCGCTCCGGAAAAAGCCCCGTCGCGCATGGGCGTGGCAGGCCGCTATGTGCTGACCCCGGCCATCTTCGACCAGATCCGCAACCAGCCCCAGGGCGTGGGCGGAGAGATACAGCTGACCGATGCCATAGAGCGCCTGATGCAGCATGAGGCCGTCTACGCCTTCCAGTACGCCGGCAAACGCTATGACTGCGGCAGCAAGGAAGGCTTTCTGCAGGCCACGGTGGAGCTGGCGCTGCAGCACCCCGATGTGGGCGACAGCTTTCGCGAGTACCTCAAGAACCTGAGCCTCTAA
- a CDS encoding sulfurtransferase TusA family protein — protein sequence MHVDQEVDTRGLNCPLPILKAKKALAAMQSGQLLKVVATDTGSIRDFQAFAKQTGNELVEQQTVGDEFIHILRRR from the coding sequence ATGCACGTAGACCAAGAAGTTGACACCCGCGGCCTGAACTGTCCGCTGCCCATTCTCAAGGCCAAGAAAGCGCTGGCCGCCATGCAAAGCGGTCAGTTGCTCAAGGTCGTGGCCACGGATACCGGCTCCATCCGGGACTTCCAGGCCTTTGCCAAGCAGACCGGCAATGAACTGGTGGAGCAGCAGACGGTGGGTGATGAATTCATCCATATCCTGCGCCGACGTTGA
- a CDS encoding NUDIX domain-containing protein, with product MAYEVRFCSNCATELQWIVASEDSGEVQRLRCPNCGFTHWGNPTPVLAAVVEGDDGRVLLARNALWQEGVFGLITGFMEAGESPEAGICREVLEETGLRVKALRLLCCSEFLRMNQVLIAYHVRVEGRPEDVRLSPELLEYRWQTAEESLCWPAGTGYALAEWIKQKGFEPRFGAFRPGQNPEPDPAKWPVRRWADDPRFTVAPALV from the coding sequence ATGGCTTATGAAGTCCGCTTTTGTTCCAATTGCGCGACCGAGCTGCAATGGATTGTGGCCAGCGAGGACAGCGGCGAGGTACAGCGTCTGCGCTGCCCGAATTGCGGGTTCACGCACTGGGGCAATCCCACACCGGTGCTGGCTGCCGTGGTGGAAGGTGACGATGGTCGCGTGCTGCTGGCGCGAAATGCGCTTTGGCAGGAGGGCGTTTTCGGCCTGATCACAGGCTTTATGGAGGCCGGTGAATCGCCCGAAGCCGGAATCTGTCGCGAGGTGCTCGAAGAAACAGGGCTGCGCGTGAAAGCGCTGCGTCTGCTGTGCTGCTCGGAGTTTCTGCGCATGAATCAGGTGCTGATTGCCTACCATGTGCGCGTGGAGGGCAGGCCCGAAGACGTGAGGCTTTCTCCGGAGCTGCTGGAATATCGTTGGCAGACGGCTGAGGAGTCGCTGTGCTGGCCTGCGGGCACGGGCTACGCGCTGGCAGAGTGGATCAAGCAAAAAGGCTTTGAGCCGCGCTTTGGTGCTTTCCGTCCCGGTCAGAACCCCGAGCCTGATCCCGCCAAATGGCCTGTGCGACGCTGGGCCGATGACCCGCGCTTTACCGTGGCCCCTGCTCTGGTTTGA
- the cysM gene encoding cysteine synthase CysM: MKTYSTIEHAIGHTPLVALQRIGADANRERANVVLGKLEGNNPAGSVKDRPALSMIQRAEERGEIKPGDALIEATSGNTGIALAMAAAIKGYRMILIMPEDLSIERAQTMKAYGAELILTPKSGGMEYARDLADQMVAQGKGVLLDQFANPDNPRAHYETTGPELWEQTGGEITHFVSAMGTTGTITGVAKFLKEKNPNIKIIGAQPSEGSRIPGIRKWPEEYLPKIYDASLVDELVYVSQDDAEDMARRMAREEGIFAGISAAGALWVAQEIAKREQNATIVFVVCDRGDRYLSTGVFPA, translated from the coding sequence ATGAAAACTTATTCGACCATCGAACATGCTATCGGTCACACGCCGCTGGTGGCATTGCAACGCATCGGCGCGGATGCCAACCGCGAACGTGCAAACGTAGTGCTGGGCAAGCTCGAAGGCAACAACCCGGCCGGCTCCGTCAAGGACCGGCCTGCGCTGTCCATGATCCAGCGTGCTGAAGAGCGCGGTGAAATCAAGCCGGGCGATGCACTGATTGAGGCAACGTCGGGTAACACCGGCATTGCCTTGGCCATGGCTGCTGCCATCAAGGGCTATCGCATGATTCTGATCATGCCCGAGGATCTGTCCATTGAACGCGCCCAGACCATGAAGGCCTACGGTGCCGAACTGATTCTGACGCCCAAGAGCGGCGGCATGGAATATGCGCGCGATCTGGCCGACCAGATGGTGGCGCAGGGCAAGGGGGTGTTGCTGGATCAGTTTGCCAACCCCGACAACCCGCGGGCCCACTACGAAACCACAGGTCCGGAACTGTGGGAGCAGACCGGTGGCGAGATCACCCACTTCGTGAGTGCCATGGGTACTACCGGAACCATTACCGGCGTGGCCAAGTTCCTCAAGGAAAAGAACCCGAACATCAAGATCATCGGCGCTCAGCCTTCCGAGGGCTCGCGCATTCCTGGCATCCGTAAATGGCCCGAGGAATATCTGCCCAAGATCTATGACGCTTCGCTGGTCGACGAGCTAGTCTATGTGTCCCAGGACGATGCCGAAGACATGGCCCGACGCATGGCGCGCGAAGAGGGCATCTTCGCAGGCATCTCGGCCGCCGGTGCATTGTGGGTGGCCCAGGAGATTGCCAAGCGCGAGCAGAACGCCACCATCGTGTTTGTGGTCTGCGACCGCGGTGATCGTTACCTCTCTACCGGCGTGTTCCCGGCATGA
- a CDS encoding RNA recognition motif domain-containing protein: MSTKIYVGNLPYSVTDSSLRSNFAEFGTVTSAKVMMDRETGRSKGFAFVEMTSADECQAAISGLHGMSVDGRSIVVNLAKPREEGRGFGGNREFRASSRPNVGYGNDGYGGGY, encoded by the coding sequence ATGAGCACAAAAATTTACGTTGGCAACCTGCCATACTCCGTGACCGACTCCAGCCTGCGAAGCAACTTTGCAGAGTTCGGAACCGTAACCTCTGCCAAAGTCATGATGGATCGCGAGACTGGGCGCTCCAAGGGCTTTGCGTTCGTAGAAATGACGTCTGCGGACGAATGCCAGGCAGCTATTTCTGGTTTGCATGGCATGTCCGTCGATGGACGTTCGATCGTTGTCAATCTTGCGAAACCTCGTGAAGAAGGTCGTGGATTCGGTGGCAATCGCGAATTCCGTGCCAGCTCTCGTCCCAATGTTGGCTATGGCAACGATGGCTATGGCGGCGGCTACTGA
- a CDS encoding transglutaminase-like domain-containing protein, which produces MIRLNFQLKLNYQVLEHDADFFFYIHAANTSHQQVSSEHLTVSEASADWEIQQCQDVTQRCLRVSARPGTLTVHYEAIVEISHHKAEPGYVSEVPVRRLPLEVMQYVYPSRYCQSDRLSKFAVDRFGHLPQGYTRAQAICDWVRQNVTFRSNTSIGTTSAVDTLIERVGVCRDFAHLMIAICRAINLPARFVTGTDYGADPALGPSDFHAYVEVYLGYRWFIFDPSGTSIPMGLMRIATGRDAADVAFATIFGSVISEPAHIHVQVEHSEKKNWEWPVYTSLALSTE; this is translated from the coding sequence ATGATCAGACTTAATTTTCAACTGAAGTTGAACTACCAAGTTTTAGAGCACGATGCAGATTTTTTCTTCTACATACATGCTGCTAATACTTCTCATCAACAAGTGTCATCTGAGCATTTGACAGTAAGTGAGGCAAGTGCTGACTGGGAGATTCAACAATGTCAAGACGTCACGCAACGTTGTCTAAGGGTCAGTGCCAGGCCTGGCACACTGACTGTGCATTACGAGGCAATCGTAGAGATTTCTCACCATAAAGCCGAGCCAGGATACGTTTCAGAGGTGCCTGTTCGGCGGTTGCCGTTAGAGGTGATGCAATATGTCTATCCCAGCCGCTACTGCCAGTCGGACCGATTGTCGAAGTTTGCGGTCGATCGGTTTGGTCATCTGCCGCAAGGCTACACCAGAGCCCAAGCGATCTGTGATTGGGTGAGGCAAAACGTGACATTTCGGTCGAATACGTCTATTGGTACAACTTCAGCAGTCGACACGCTGATCGAGCGGGTAGGTGTGTGTCGTGATTTTGCTCATTTAATGATAGCGATTTGCCGAGCAATCAACTTACCTGCGCGATTTGTGACAGGTACTGACTATGGCGCTGATCCGGCTCTGGGGCCAAGCGATTTCCACGCCTATGTGGAAGTTTATCTGGGATATCGCTGGTTTATTTTTGACCCATCAGGAACGTCTATTCCCATGGGGCTGATGCGAATTGCAACGGGGCGGGATGCCGCAGATGTGGCTTTCGCAACCATATTTGGCAGCGTGATCAGTGAGCCTGCGCACATTCATGTTCAAGTTGAACATTCGGAGAAGAAGAATTGGGAGTGGCCCGTTTATACGTCGCTTGCTCTGTCAACGGAATAG
- a CDS encoding RNB domain-containing ribonuclease produces the protein MTQLLWCSIDNDDSRDLDQISSIEQLEQGKVRVFVAVSDVDSVVKKGSPIDEHARLNTTSVYSSARVFPMLPEQLCTDLTSLNQDQDRLALITEMTFSGDGLLIESIIYRAVVRNKAKLAYDAVSEWFEGVAELPESAQKVAGMDTQLRMQDELAQKLRLLRRSQGSLELETFQPHAVYDGDIIIDIRQQPHNRARQLIEELMIATNGCTARFLAAQGTASLRRVVRSPERWQRIVEVAESYGWSLPDEPDGEALQAFLAMQHQADPLRFPDLSLVIIKLMGRGEYVVERPRGQSIGHFGLAVQDYMHSTAPNRRYPDLITLRLLKSTLAGEKSPYTYDELEALATHCTTQEDAAQKVERQVRKSEAALLLHDRRGEIFAGLIIGVGERGTWVRIFTPPAEGRLKGDLPTLNVGQKVKVKLVSTSVERGFIDFTIVH, from the coding sequence ATGACTCAACTGCTGTGGTGTTCAATTGATAACGATGACTCACGCGACCTTGACCAAATATCATCAATCGAGCAACTAGAGCAGGGCAAGGTTCGGGTTTTCGTTGCCGTGTCTGATGTTGACAGCGTGGTCAAGAAAGGCTCTCCGATTGATGAACATGCGAGGCTAAATACAACTTCTGTCTATAGCTCTGCTCGAGTGTTTCCCATGCTGCCAGAGCAGCTATGTACAGATCTCACCTCTTTGAACCAAGATCAAGATCGCCTGGCTCTTATCACAGAGATGACCTTCAGTGGCGATGGTCTTCTGATTGAGTCGATCATATATCGGGCAGTTGTGCGGAACAAAGCAAAGCTTGCATACGACGCAGTGTCGGAATGGTTCGAGGGAGTCGCGGAGTTGCCAGAGTCTGCGCAGAAAGTTGCGGGGATGGACACCCAGTTGAGGATGCAAGATGAGCTCGCTCAGAAACTGCGATTGCTAAGGCGATCACAAGGATCGCTGGAGTTAGAAACTTTTCAGCCTCATGCTGTGTATGACGGCGACATTATCATCGACATTCGTCAACAGCCACACAATCGGGCTCGTCAATTGATTGAGGAGTTGATGATTGCGACTAACGGTTGCACGGCGCGCTTCTTGGCCGCGCAAGGCACCGCTTCATTGCGAAGGGTAGTCCGTTCACCAGAGCGTTGGCAGAGAATTGTCGAAGTCGCTGAAAGCTACGGCTGGAGCTTGCCAGATGAGCCTGATGGAGAGGCTTTGCAGGCATTTCTTGCAATGCAGCACCAGGCAGATCCCTTGAGATTTCCGGATTTATCGTTGGTGATCATAAAGTTGATGGGGCGAGGTGAATATGTGGTTGAGCGCCCGCGCGGGCAATCTATCGGCCATTTCGGATTAGCGGTGCAAGACTACATGCATTCAACAGCCCCTAATCGACGTTACCCAGATCTGATTACCTTGCGTCTGCTCAAATCTACACTTGCTGGGGAAAAGTCTCCCTATACCTACGATGAATTGGAGGCTCTTGCCACACATTGCACCACTCAAGAGGATGCGGCTCAAAAAGTAGAAAGGCAGGTGCGTAAGTCGGAGGCTGCTTTGCTATTGCATGATCGAAGAGGTGAAATATTTGCAGGGCTCATCATTGGCGTAGGGGAGCGCGGAACTTGGGTGCGTATTTTTACACCTCCCGCAGAAGGTCGCTTGAAGGGAGACCTCCCTACTCTTAATGTGGGTCAAAAAGTGAAGGTAAAGCTTGTTTCTACCTCCGTTGAGCGAGGATTTATTGATTTCACTATCGTTCATTGA
- a CDS encoding DUF1566 domain-containing protein, which yields MRIPQFLSTIDTEYGKPFEGGFYGGLININSTIYAIVWAPKSTQIKEKIDVEKANAFDPADSSSNTIALADAGSPLAKAALAANINGYNDWLIPARDVLELGYRMLKPSRNRNYANYFDGVNHNSLPEGKHYSDSFPAQTIAPDFLDGGSESFDLAWYWSSSLHSGGVAFCQHFEDGYQSHYHSVSAVGLARFVRLAQVPVQALTTTPIDAQSINLHH from the coding sequence ATGCGAATCCCTCAATTCTTATCTACCATAGATACTGAATATGGGAAACCATTTGAGGGTGGATTCTATGGTGGATTAATAAACATTAACTCAACCATTTATGCGATCGTTTGGGCTCCAAAATCCACCCAAATCAAAGAAAAAATTGACGTTGAAAAAGCGAATGCATTTGATCCCGCTGACAGCAGCAGCAATACTATCGCTTTAGCAGATGCAGGAAGCCCGCTCGCTAAAGCTGCACTTGCAGCAAACATCAATGGCTATAACGATTGGCTGATACCAGCACGTGACGTATTGGAGCTGGGTTATCGCATGCTAAAGCCATCTCGAAATCGGAACTATGCGAACTATTTTGATGGTGTGAATCACAATAGTCTTCCCGAGGGAAAGCACTACTCTGACTCCTTCCCAGCTCAAACCATCGCACCAGATTTCCTTGACGGAGGATCTGAATCCTTTGATCTTGCTTGGTACTGGTCTAGCAGTCTGCACTCCGGAGGGGTGGCGTTCTGCCAGCATTTCGAAGATGGCTATCAAAGTCACTATCACTCAGTGTCAGCGGTCGGCCTCGCTAGGTTTGTGCGCTTGGCCCAAGTTCCTGTACAGGCCCTGACAACTACACCCATAGACGCACAGTCCATCAATTTGCACCATTGA
- a CDS encoding RNA recognition motif domain-containing protein, which yields MQSNLYVSNLGYGVDRETLKSHFSSCGDVLSSEVITDRNTGQSRGFGFVEMGTAAQAKTAIDSLNDQSLGGRVISVSLANTRK from the coding sequence ATGCAAAGCAATCTCTACGTATCGAATCTTGGCTATGGCGTCGATCGTGAAACGCTGAAATCTCATTTCTCTAGCTGCGGTGATGTCCTGTCCTCCGAAGTCATAACTGACCGTAATACAGGCCAATCGCGCGGCTTCGGCTTTGTTGAAATGGGAACGGCTGCCCAGGCAAAAACAGCGATCGATTCCCTGAATGATCAGTCATTGGGTGGTCGAGTGATCTCTGTATCTCTAGCCAACACACGCAAGTAA
- a CDS encoding DNA cytosine methyltransferase: MRPAARGTARHAERQRDPQHDASRSTAWAVVSAAECLRPQGIVIENVPEFLQWMLFPAWELAMQKLGYSLSPRIVDAADHGVPQHRVRMFIIATKSRAPLVLDLPKRMHIPASAFLDFDSGSWSPINKPRRSCATLARVAAGRAAHGDRFPARYYGNGPGTTGRSLHRPIGTVTTKARWALIDGSRMRMLTVPESCAAMGFPKDY, from the coding sequence CTGCGCCCTGCTGCCAGGGGCACAGCAAGGCACGCGGAAAGGCAAAGGGACCCGCAACACGATGCAAGCCGCAGCACCGCCTGGGCGGTTGTCAGCGCCGCCGAATGCCTCAGGCCACAAGGCATCGTGATCGAGAACGTGCCCGAGTTCCTGCAGTGGATGCTGTTTCCGGCTTGGGAGCTGGCAATGCAGAAACTGGGCTACTCGCTGTCACCACGCATCGTGGATGCAGCGGATCACGGTGTGCCACAGCACCGCGTGCGCATGTTCATCATTGCCACCAAAAGCCGCGCACCGCTGGTGCTGGACCTGCCGAAGCGCATGCACATACCGGCCAGCGCCTTCCTGGACTTTGACTCGGGGAGCTGGAGCCCGATCAACAAGCCTCGCCGCTCTTGCGCAACCCTGGCACGCGTTGCTGCCGGCCGCGCCGCCCACGGTGACCGCTTTCCGGCACGCTACTACGGCAACGGCCCTGGGACCACCGGTCGTAGCCTGCACCGCCCAATCGGCACGGTCACAACAAAGGCGCGCTGGGCTCTGATTGACGGCAGCCGCATGCGCATGCTGACGGTCCCCGAAAGCTGCGCGGCAATGGGGTTCCCGAAAGACTACTAG
- a CDS encoding integrase — MRRPVFAEATWDQVSLPVIKGYLTKRTAKTQGNREMALLSVIWNWARGEGLTSLPWPAAGMERSKWKNKEKARKIKVRDDVFAAIYAEAAQHIKDCMDLGSGTGMRLTDCITVLMPRGNLLTLEASKTGKEAEWDLNLSAVLPDLVRRRKALSADHLMLLSTADGQPVSPQALRYGWDKARGVAAEKASERGEAELAEAIKQLYLRDMRKRAAQKAGSLEEASKLLQHSDERLTERHYGGVRRLKPVG, encoded by the coding sequence ATGAGGCGCCCAGTCTTTGCCGAGGCCACCTGGGACCAGGTGAGCCTGCCGGTGATCAAGGGCTACCTGACAAAGCGCACGGCAAAGACCCAGGGCAATCGGGAGATGGCCCTGCTCTCGGTCATCTGGAACTGGGCGCGCGGCGAAGGCCTCACCTCGCTGCCATGGCCAGCGGCCGGCATGGAGCGCAGCAAGTGGAAGAACAAGGAAAAGGCGCGAAAGATCAAGGTTCGGGACGATGTGTTTGCGGCGATCTACGCCGAGGCAGCCCAGCACATCAAGGACTGCATGGACCTCGGATCCGGCACGGGCATGCGCCTCACTGACTGCATCACGGTTCTGATGCCTCGCGGAAACCTGCTCACACTGGAGGCCAGCAAGACCGGCAAAGAGGCCGAGTGGGACTTGAACCTGTCGGCAGTGCTGCCCGACCTGGTGCGCAGACGCAAAGCCCTTTCGGCTGATCACCTGATGCTGCTCTCCACGGCAGATGGTCAGCCAGTGTCACCCCAGGCGCTTCGCTATGGCTGGGACAAGGCCCGAGGCGTGGCCGCAGAGAAGGCCAGCGAGCGTGGCGAGGCTGAGCTGGCCGAGGCAATCAAGCAGCTCTACCTGAGGGACATGCGCAAGCGCGCCGCCCAGAAAGCGGGCAGCCTGGAAGAGGCATCCAAACTGCTGCAGCACAGCGACGAGCGCCTGACAGAACGCCATTACGGCGGCGTCCGGAGGCTGAAACCAGTAGGCTAA